The following coding sequences are from one Panicum hallii strain FIL2 chromosome 5, PHallii_v3.1, whole genome shotgun sequence window:
- the LOC112894528 gene encoding regulator of telomere elongation helicase 1 homolog isoform X2, which translates to MPVYSIRGVDVDFPFDAYDCQITYMDRVIESLQQGKNALLESPTGTGKTLCLLCASLAWRRTFGEFLRGGRGGGRGGGGSQPPHYGSQLSGSQQSGDPLSQQEHSGYPVSQQQHSGYPVIIYASRTHSQLRQVIKELKATSYRPKMAVLGSREQMCIHSEVSKLRGRAQNNACHFLCKKRRCQHNNNVAEFMKNKPDFGSKPFDIEDLVNIGKGKSSGPCPYYISRELSKSVDILFAPYNYLIDPGNRRSLNSIPWNNAVLIFDEAHNLESICADAASFDLHPNNLTACVAEAHECIKLCSVKRSTENSADKQFDAENYAILKALLMALEKKIGELVIESKELGCTKAGSYIYDFLSELNITSDTSKKLIETIDCASLLLEEGNSAETGPGVQAKATVSRLESIRDILDIIFRGGGQDHAKYYRFHVNESQQTSGDALKVLGKSSRTLSWWCFNPGLAMEEFLKLGVRSIILTSGTLSPLDSLAMELNLEFPVRLENPHVISPDQIWVGVVPVGPSGQALNSSYRTRETIQYKQELGTAIVNFARIVPDGLLVFFPSYSMMDKCVEFWKNRNHSNSAAENTIWQRICKHKQPVIEPRQSSNFPIAIEDYAAKLRDSSTSGAIFFAVCRGKVSEGLDFADRAGRAVIVTGMPFATPTDPKVRLKREYLDKQGTPSENTKMLTGNEWYVQQAARAVNQAVGRVIRHRHDYGAIIYCDERFAWPNYQSQMSYWLRPYIKCYSKYGEVVQGLTCFFRDKATSDPLKLKRTDCNDCIAPVTKKCMPEENLSDLAANARNEYPQITLSVNSTTKSNFMKLAQITPANRSTLATKHNSSSMSHHFSEDQLSQDTKIQRCCWLG; encoded by the exons atGCCGGTCTACAGCATCCGCGGCGTCGATGTCGACTTCCCCTTCGATGCCTACGACTGCCAGATCACCTACATGGACCGCGTCATCGAGTCCCTGCAACAG GGGAAGAACGCGCTTCTGGAGAGCCCGACTGGGACGGGGAAGACGCTATGCCTGCTGTGCGCGTCGCTCGCGTGGCGCCGCACCTTCGGCGAGTTCCTGCGGGgaggtcgcggcggcggccgtggcggcggagGGAGCCAGCCGCCGCACTACGGGAGCCAGCTGTCCGGGAGCCAGCAGTCAGGGGACCCCTTGTCTCAGCAGGAGCACTCGGGGTACCCCGTGTCTCAGCAGCAGCACTCGGGGTACCCCGTGATCATATACGCCTCCCGGACGCACAGCCAGCTCCGGCAGGTCATCAAGGAGCTCAAGGCAACTAGTTACAG GCCAAAAATGGCAGTGCTGGGCTCCCGTGAGCAGATGTGCATCCATAGCGAAGTGAGCAAACTCCGTGGAAGAGCACAGAACAATGCCTGTCACTTCCTCTGCAAGAAACGCCGGTGCCAGCATAATAACAATGTCGCTG AGTTCATGAAAAACAAACCTGACTTTGGGAGCAAGCCTTTTGACATAGAAGATTTGGTTAATATTGGTAAAGGGAAATCTAGCGGCCC ATGCCCATATTACATCTCCCGGGAACTTTCGAAGTCAGTTGATATCTTGTTTGCTCCTTACAACTATCTTATTGATCCGGGAAACCGTCGTTCCTTAAATAGCATACCATGGAACAATGCGGTACTTATATTTGACGAAGCACACAACTTG GAGAGTATATGTGCAGATGCAGCTTCTTTCGACTTACATCCAAATAATCTAACTGCTTGTGTAGCAGAAGCTCATGAGTGCATCAAACTGTGTTCAGTAAAGAGGTCCACTGAAAATTCTGCTGATAAACAATTTGACGCCGAAAATTATGCAATCCTCAAAG CTCTCCTAATGGCACTTGAGAAAAAAATTGGTGAGTTGGTAATCGAATCCAAGGAGTTGGGCTGCACAAAAGCTGGGAGTTACATATACGATTTCCTCTCTGAACTGAATATCACATCTGACACATCCAAAAAATTAATTGAGACAATTGATTGTGCTTCACTGCTATTAGAGGAAG GAAATTCTGCTGAAACCGGACCAGGTGTCCAGGCAAAGGCCACAGTGTCTAGATTGGAGTCAATTAGGGACATTTTAGACATAATTTTTAGGGGCGGTGGTCAAGACCATGCAAAATATTATCGA TTTCATGTGAACGAATCTCAGCAAACATCTGGAGATGCATTGAAAGTTCTGG GTAAATCTTCAAGAACCCTTAGTTGGTGGTGTTTCAACCCGGGGCTTGCAATGGAAGAATTTCTCAAGCTGGGTGTGCGCTCCATTATATTAACTTCTGGCACTTTATCTCCCTTGGATTCACTAGCCATGGAACTAAACCT TGAATTCCCAGTTAGACTAGAGAATCCTCATGTCATTTCCCCAGATCAAATATGGGTTGGAGTAGTGCCTGTGGGCCCTTCTGGACAAGCACTTAATTCTTCTTATCGTACGCGTGAGACTATACAATATAAACAAGAATTGGGTACTGCTATAG TAAACTTTGCGCGCATTGTACCAGACGGACTCCTTGTTTTCTTCCCTTCATATTCTATGATGGATAAGTGTGTTGAATTCTGGAAAAATAGG AACCATTCAAATTCAGCAGCTGAGAACACGATCTGGCAGCGAATCTGTAAGCACAAGCAGCCAGTTATAGAGCCTAGGCAGTCATCAAACTTTCCAATTGCAATCGAG GATTATGCAGCGAAATTACGCGATTCTTCTACTTCTGGGGCAATATTTTTTGCAGTTTGTCGTGGCAAA GTTAGTGAGGGTCTTGATTTTGCTGACCGTGCTGGGAGGGCAGTAATAGTTACTGGAATGCCGTTCGCTACCCCAACCGATCCTAAG GTTCGGCTCAAGCGTGAGTATTTGGATAAGCAGGGCACACCATCTGAGAACACAAAG ATGTTGACAGGAAACGAATGGTATGTGCAACAAGCAGCAAGGGCTGTCAATCAGGCTGTTGGACGTGTTATCAGACATCGCCATGACTATGGAGCTATTATATATTGTGATGAAAG GTTTGCGTGGCCAAATTATCAATCTCAGATGTCCTATTGGCTCCGACCTTATATAAAG TGCTACTCAAAGTATGGAGAAGTCGTCCAAGGATTGACCTGTTTTTTTCGAGATAAAGCTACTTCAGATCCTTTAAAGCTAAAACGAACAGATTGTAATG ATTGTATAGCACCAGTTACAAAGAAATGCATGCCTGAAGAGAATCTATCAGATTTG GCTGCCAATGCACGAAATGAGTACCCGCAAATTACATTATCAGTAAATTCAACCACTAAGAGTAACTTTATGAAGTTGGCTCAGATCACTCCTGCTAATCGTTCTACCCTTGCTACAAAGCACAACTCTTCATCGATGTCACATCACTTCTCTGAAGACCAATTGTCACAGGATACTAAG ATCCAAAGATGCTGTTGGCTTGGATGA
- the LOC112894528 gene encoding regulator of telomere elongation helicase 1 homolog isoform X1 gives MPVYSIRGVDVDFPFDAYDCQITYMDRVIESLQQGKNALLESPTGTGKTLCLLCASLAWRRTFGEFLRGGRGGGRGGGGSQPPHYGSQLSGSQQSGDPLSQQEHSGYPVSQQQHSGYPVIIYASRTHSQLRQVIKELKATSYRPKMAVLGSREQMCIHSEVSKLRGRAQNNACHFLCKKRRCQHNNNVAEFMKNKPDFGSKPFDIEDLVNIGKGKSSGPCPYYISRELSKSVDILFAPYNYLIDPGNRRSLNSIPWNNAVLIFDEAHNLESICADAASFDLHPNNLTACVAEAHECIKLCSVKRSTENSADKQFDAENYAILKALLMALEKKIGELVIESKELGCTKAGSYIYDFLSELNITSDTSKKLIETIDCASLLLEEGNSAETGPGVQAKATVSRLESIRDILDIIFRGGGQDHAKYYRFHVNESQQTSGDALKVLGKSSRTLSWWCFNPGLAMEEFLKLGVRSIILTSGTLSPLDSLAMELNLEFPVRLENPHVISPDQIWVGVVPVGPSGQALNSSYRTRETIQYKQELGTAIVNFARIVPDGLLVFFPSYSMMDKCVEFWKNRNHSNSAAENTIWQRICKHKQPVIEPRQSSNFPIAIEDYAAKLRDSSTSGAIFFAVCRGKVSEGLDFADRAGRAVIVTGMPFATPTDPKVRLKREYLDKQGTPSENTKMLTGNEWYVQQAARAVNQAVGRVIRHRHDYGAIIYCDERFAWPNYQSQMSYWLRPYIKCYSKYGEVVQGLTCFFRDKATSDPLKLKRTDCNDCIAPVTKKCMPEENLSDLAANARNEYPQITLSVNSTTKSNFMKLAQITPANRSTLATKHNSSSMSHHFSEDQLSQDTKVVDITDDVEIHGHLKEHTFKSLGLKKAKLMDRSKDAVGLDDVSSKLPQNIDSRALARYQGEGSTPQSKKSTIEKACGKNEGICEKSEGQESNSGASFLKLAREKLSGAEYREFVEFMKALKLKTMHIKDSLEEIAKLFSSPGRLPLLEGFRIFVPKNHLPLYEQLVRKYNVCST, from the exons atGCCGGTCTACAGCATCCGCGGCGTCGATGTCGACTTCCCCTTCGATGCCTACGACTGCCAGATCACCTACATGGACCGCGTCATCGAGTCCCTGCAACAG GGGAAGAACGCGCTTCTGGAGAGCCCGACTGGGACGGGGAAGACGCTATGCCTGCTGTGCGCGTCGCTCGCGTGGCGCCGCACCTTCGGCGAGTTCCTGCGGGgaggtcgcggcggcggccgtggcggcggagGGAGCCAGCCGCCGCACTACGGGAGCCAGCTGTCCGGGAGCCAGCAGTCAGGGGACCCCTTGTCTCAGCAGGAGCACTCGGGGTACCCCGTGTCTCAGCAGCAGCACTCGGGGTACCCCGTGATCATATACGCCTCCCGGACGCACAGCCAGCTCCGGCAGGTCATCAAGGAGCTCAAGGCAACTAGTTACAG GCCAAAAATGGCAGTGCTGGGCTCCCGTGAGCAGATGTGCATCCATAGCGAAGTGAGCAAACTCCGTGGAAGAGCACAGAACAATGCCTGTCACTTCCTCTGCAAGAAACGCCGGTGCCAGCATAATAACAATGTCGCTG AGTTCATGAAAAACAAACCTGACTTTGGGAGCAAGCCTTTTGACATAGAAGATTTGGTTAATATTGGTAAAGGGAAATCTAGCGGCCC ATGCCCATATTACATCTCCCGGGAACTTTCGAAGTCAGTTGATATCTTGTTTGCTCCTTACAACTATCTTATTGATCCGGGAAACCGTCGTTCCTTAAATAGCATACCATGGAACAATGCGGTACTTATATTTGACGAAGCACACAACTTG GAGAGTATATGTGCAGATGCAGCTTCTTTCGACTTACATCCAAATAATCTAACTGCTTGTGTAGCAGAAGCTCATGAGTGCATCAAACTGTGTTCAGTAAAGAGGTCCACTGAAAATTCTGCTGATAAACAATTTGACGCCGAAAATTATGCAATCCTCAAAG CTCTCCTAATGGCACTTGAGAAAAAAATTGGTGAGTTGGTAATCGAATCCAAGGAGTTGGGCTGCACAAAAGCTGGGAGTTACATATACGATTTCCTCTCTGAACTGAATATCACATCTGACACATCCAAAAAATTAATTGAGACAATTGATTGTGCTTCACTGCTATTAGAGGAAG GAAATTCTGCTGAAACCGGACCAGGTGTCCAGGCAAAGGCCACAGTGTCTAGATTGGAGTCAATTAGGGACATTTTAGACATAATTTTTAGGGGCGGTGGTCAAGACCATGCAAAATATTATCGA TTTCATGTGAACGAATCTCAGCAAACATCTGGAGATGCATTGAAAGTTCTGG GTAAATCTTCAAGAACCCTTAGTTGGTGGTGTTTCAACCCGGGGCTTGCAATGGAAGAATTTCTCAAGCTGGGTGTGCGCTCCATTATATTAACTTCTGGCACTTTATCTCCCTTGGATTCACTAGCCATGGAACTAAACCT TGAATTCCCAGTTAGACTAGAGAATCCTCATGTCATTTCCCCAGATCAAATATGGGTTGGAGTAGTGCCTGTGGGCCCTTCTGGACAAGCACTTAATTCTTCTTATCGTACGCGTGAGACTATACAATATAAACAAGAATTGGGTACTGCTATAG TAAACTTTGCGCGCATTGTACCAGACGGACTCCTTGTTTTCTTCCCTTCATATTCTATGATGGATAAGTGTGTTGAATTCTGGAAAAATAGG AACCATTCAAATTCAGCAGCTGAGAACACGATCTGGCAGCGAATCTGTAAGCACAAGCAGCCAGTTATAGAGCCTAGGCAGTCATCAAACTTTCCAATTGCAATCGAG GATTATGCAGCGAAATTACGCGATTCTTCTACTTCTGGGGCAATATTTTTTGCAGTTTGTCGTGGCAAA GTTAGTGAGGGTCTTGATTTTGCTGACCGTGCTGGGAGGGCAGTAATAGTTACTGGAATGCCGTTCGCTACCCCAACCGATCCTAAG GTTCGGCTCAAGCGTGAGTATTTGGATAAGCAGGGCACACCATCTGAGAACACAAAG ATGTTGACAGGAAACGAATGGTATGTGCAACAAGCAGCAAGGGCTGTCAATCAGGCTGTTGGACGTGTTATCAGACATCGCCATGACTATGGAGCTATTATATATTGTGATGAAAG GTTTGCGTGGCCAAATTATCAATCTCAGATGTCCTATTGGCTCCGACCTTATATAAAG TGCTACTCAAAGTATGGAGAAGTCGTCCAAGGATTGACCTGTTTTTTTCGAGATAAAGCTACTTCAGATCCTTTAAAGCTAAAACGAACAGATTGTAATG ATTGTATAGCACCAGTTACAAAGAAATGCATGCCTGAAGAGAATCTATCAGATTTG GCTGCCAATGCACGAAATGAGTACCCGCAAATTACATTATCAGTAAATTCAACCACTAAGAGTAACTTTATGAAGTTGGCTCAGATCACTCCTGCTAATCGTTCTACCCTTGCTACAAAGCACAACTCTTCATCGATGTCACATCACTTCTCTGAAGACCAATTGTCACAGGATACTAAGGTTGTTGATATTACTGATGATGTTGAAATACATGGGCATCTGAAGGAACATACCTTCAAGTCTTTAGGACTTAAAAAAGCTAAACTAATGGACAGATCCAAAGATGCTGTTGGCTTGGATGATGTCTCTTCAAAATTGCCTCAAAATATCGATTCAAGAGCTTTGGCCAGATACCAGGGTGAAGGATCTACACCTCAATCAAAGAAAAGCACCATAGAAAAAGCATGTGGAAAGAATGAGGGTATCTGTGAAAAATCTGAAGGCCAGGAATCTAACTCAGGGGCAAGCTTCTTGAAGCTG GCTCGAGAAAAGCTTAGTGGCGCAGAGTACAGAGAGTTTGTTGAATTTATGAAGGCCTTAAAATTGAAGACTATGCATATAAAAGATTCACTTGAAGAAATAGCAAAGCTTTTCTCCTCTCCAGGAAGACTTCCACTTCTTGAAGG GTTCAGGATTTTTGTTCCAAAGAACCATCTTCCACTATATGAGCAGCTTGTTCGGAAATATAATGTTTGTAGTACATGA
- the LOC112892512 gene encoding transcription repressor OFP14 — protein MVAGLSSAMDSCMSPEKKKAVNNSTQAFMTTIFCCCSASHRVLEMEDERKRTRLRKSLQLYLCRTLKKIPPMHIPSSTIPANITGARLLSTCRFPRTASVDMDGDRAAVTAACADENSKDQAATLSDVDRFLFDNFRSLYIHDDDDNNHLCFRSSPGTSTSLVDETQPTAKTSSSSESVAEDIKEARPAEESGDNTAIVVFSMDPYADFRRSMQNMIKMHHGRISQPLDWDFLEELLFYYLQLNDQAVHKHILKAFADLTAGAHQKGSSAPRKAQWAHKSVRSRKH, from the exons ATGGTCGCCGGCTTGTCCTCCGCCATGGACAGCTGCatgagcccggagaagaagaaggccGTGAACAACAGCACGCAGGCCTTCATGACCACCATCTTCTGTTGCT GCTCCGCTTCTCACAGAGTGTTGGAGATGGAAGATGAGAGGAAGAGAACCAGGCTGCGCAAATCCTTGCAGCTCTACCTGTGCAGGACGCTCAAGAAGATCCCTCCGATGCACATccccagctcaaccattccggCGAACATCACCGGTGCGCGCCTCCTCTCCACCTGCAGGTTCCCGAGAACCGCGTCGGTGGACATGGACGGCGATCGCGCCGCCGTCACGGCTGCCTGCGCGGACGAGAACAGCAAGGACCAGGCGGCGACGCTCTCCGACGTCGACCGCTTCCTCTTCGACAACTTCCGGTCCCTCTACATCCATGACGACGACGACAACAACCATCTATGCTTCCGATCGTCGCCAGGCACATCCACATCGCTCGTCGACGAGACACAACCGACAGCGAAGACGTCATCTTCCTCAGAGTCAGTCGCAGAAGACATCAAGGAAGCCAGGCCAGCTGAGGAGAGCGGCGACAACACGGCCATAGTGGTGTTCTCCATGGACCCGTACGCAGACTTCCGGAGATCCATGCAGAACATGATAAAGATGCACCATGGCCGCATATCTCAGCCATTGGACTGGGACTTCCTTGAGGAGCTACTCTTTTACTACCTGCAGCTCAATGATCAAGCTGTGCACAAGCATATTCTCAAGGCCTTTGCTGACCTGACTGCCGGAGCTCATCAAAAGGGCAGTTCAGCACCCAGAAAAGCCCAGTGGGCTCACAAGAGCGTTAGAAGTAGGAAACATTAG